The Pelodiscus sinensis isolate JC-2024 chromosome 5, ASM4963464v1, whole genome shotgun sequence genome includes a region encoding these proteins:
- the FGFBP1 gene encoding fibroblast growth factor-binding protein 1, with translation MKTRSIALLFVLFLVSQLLLVDGEAQKERNKERQNGGEAQKERNKERQNGGKGRKKQTGSTQENERGQKSKGGKSSLKGKFTTKDNSECTWAVTEVDTVTLKVECKKGESNFRCDFSGNPSTCPQFAANQKPYWKQISRSLKKQKNICQDPKGILKSKVCKKGPQSAHLTLTSSSLVTLQDSINDKTTHQGKAITQTSASATTPENQPGKDSSDCVEDIDYINQQKVAEEYCSETWISWCNFFISMIQDKKC, from the coding sequence ATGAAAACCAGAAGTATTGCACTGCTTTTTGTGTTGTTTCTGGTTTCTCAATTGCTACTAGTTGATGGTGAAGCACAGAAGGAAAGAAATAAAGAAAGACAAAATGGTGGTGAAGCACAGAAGGAAAGAAATAAAGAAAGGCAAAATGGTGGAAAAggtagaaaaaaacaaacaggatCTACTCAAGAAAATGAGAGAGGACAGAAATCCAAAGGTGGTAAATCTTCCCTTAAAGGCAAGTTTACCACCAAAGATAATTCTGAGTGCACCTGGGCTGTGACAGAAGTAGACACTGTTACTCTAAAAGTAGAATGCAAGAAAGGTGAAAGCAACTTCCGGTGTGATTTTTCAGGAAATCCTTCCACCTGTCCTCAATTTGCAGCAAACCAAAAACCATACTGGAAACAAATCTCACGATCCCTAAAGAAACAGAAGAATATCTGTCAAGACCCAAAAGGTATCCTCAAATCTAAAGTATGCAAGAAAGGACCACAAAGTGCCCATCTCACCTTGACCAGCTCAAGCCTGGTAACACTTCAAGACTCCATAAATGATAAGACTACTCACCAAGGAAAAGCGATCACACAAACTTCAGCATCTGCCACTACACCTGAAAATCAGCCAGGGAAAGATTCCAGTGACTGTGTTGAAGATATAGATTACATTAATCAACAAAAGGTGGCTGAAGAATATTGTTCAGAAACATGGATATCTTGGTGCAACTTTTTTATCTCAATGATACAGGATAAAAAATGCTGA